A portion of the Parasedimentitalea marina genome contains these proteins:
- a CDS encoding ABC transporter permease, whose protein sequence is MSDAPSIATTPPMPMADRETLLGIPIMRVYQGLSIVLVFVAWEIAGLVPISIAFPTFTGTMRALFEMLVDGRLFYAYAETLKPLVVGIVISGTFGVIIGIAMGLNKTAQWFWEPIFVVLQASPVAALIPLITYAYGIGLTAKTVAVIMLAAPIIVLNTYKAVRHASPSLIEMCRSFQGTRFQEIWMVIVPNAAPVIFAGLRLGVAAGFIGVILAELLITPTGVGDLISYNRSIADYEYMYAAVFTVILFSAILVGFLETVEVNYFRPEKKKGQ, encoded by the coding sequence ATGTCTGACGCTCCTTCTATTGCTACAACCCCGCCGATGCCGATGGCAGACCGGGAAACACTATTGGGCATACCGATAATGCGCGTTTACCAGGGGCTGTCGATTGTCCTCGTTTTCGTCGCATGGGAAATTGCCGGGCTTGTGCCGATCAGCATCGCCTTTCCAACATTCACCGGAACCATGCGGGCCTTGTTTGAAATGTTAGTGGATGGCCGGTTGTTCTACGCCTATGCAGAAACCTTGAAGCCGCTTGTCGTTGGCATCGTGATCTCTGGAACCTTCGGCGTGATCATCGGCATCGCGATGGGGTTGAATAAAACCGCACAATGGTTCTGGGAGCCAATATTCGTTGTCCTGCAGGCCTCGCCTGTTGCCGCGCTGATCCCCTTGATTACCTATGCATATGGCATTGGCCTGACCGCGAAAACAGTGGCTGTTATCATGCTGGCCGCGCCGATTATCGTGTTGAATACTTATAAGGCGGTCCGCCATGCCAGCCCCAGCCTGATAGAAATGTGCCGCTCGTTTCAGGGGACGCGGTTTCAGGAAATCTGGATGGTTATCGTGCCCAACGCTGCCCCAGTCATCTTTGCCGGATTGCGTCTTGGCGTGGCCGCCGGGTTTATCGGCGTCATACTTGCGGAATTGTTGATCACACCAACCGGTGTTGGCGACCTGATCTCATACAACAGATCCATTGCCGATTACGAGTACATGTATGCCGCCGTGTTCACCGTCATTCTGTTTTCCGCCATCTTGGTTGGATTTTTGGAAACGGTTGAAGTCAACTATTTCCGTCCAGAAAAGAAAAAGGGTCAATAA
- a CDS encoding ABC transporter ATP-binding protein → MSVSAALDNSPKAATDDIVEVRNITKYYSPDVHALSNVNLSFPRGQMTTLLGPSGCGKTTLLKIIAGLLEPTEGDVLVNGKQVHGTGPERAFVFQDFALLPWATVLRNVAFGMELTKQDKREREDRARHYINEVGLAGFENKYPHELSGGMRQRVGLARALAVNSDVLLMDEPFSAVDEQTRRKFQEDLLALLANENKTVIFVTHSIEEAVYVSDQIVMLSPRPGRIHSIIRPEFSRDADPDEIRRDKNYLDTVEAIWADLRKYLD, encoded by the coding sequence ATGTCCGTTTCAGCTGCACTAGATAATTCACCCAAGGCCGCTACAGACGATATCGTCGAAGTGCGCAACATCACAAAATACTATAGCCCGGATGTTCATGCGCTTTCCAATGTAAACCTTTCCTTCCCAAGGGGGCAGATGACGACTCTGCTGGGGCCCAGTGGCTGTGGTAAGACCACCTTGCTGAAGATCATTGCCGGGCTGTTGGAGCCAACCGAAGGTGACGTGCTGGTCAATGGCAAGCAAGTGCATGGCACCGGGCCGGAACGTGCCTTTGTGTTTCAGGATTTCGCACTCCTCCCCTGGGCCACGGTCCTTCGGAACGTAGCCTTTGGTATGGAATTGACCAAGCAAGACAAACGCGAGCGCGAAGACCGGGCGCGCCATTACATCAACGAAGTGGGGCTGGCCGGGTTTGAGAATAAATATCCCCACGAACTGTCTGGCGGTATGCGTCAGCGGGTTGGGCTGGCCCGCGCCTTGGCGGTGAATTCAGATGTCTTACTGATGGATGAGCCGTTTTCGGCCGTGGATGAGCAAACCCGCCGCAAGTTCCAGGAAGATCTGCTTGCGCTGTTGGCGAATGAAAACAAGACGGTGATCTTCGTGACCCACTCAATTGAAGAGGCGGTCTATGTGTCTGACCAGATTGTAATGCTGTCGCCACGGCCCGGGCGCATACATTCGATCATCCGTCCAGAATTCAGTCGTGACGCCGATCCCGACGAAATACGCCGTGACAAGAATTACCTCGATACGGTCGAGGCAATTTGGGCCGATCTACGTAAGTACCTGGACTAG
- a CDS encoding ABC transporter permease has product MVVFGTRIPPVFSLLIWIALWEIVGQLDLAFILPPFSSVMQELVLLIQRNDFQAAAWLTFQSFVIGMTISIVFGVSIGFIMGTSKIANGVLGMWVNIFASAPLSSLVPILMLLFGLGQTTIVVTVVLFSTWIIALDTYAGVRHISPSLVEMGRSFGASRFQMLTKILFWAALPEILAGVRMGLIRAVKGIVIGQLLVSVVALGRLFRTFSDNFQFEQFWALTVTLFIFALLFSSAIGWLEQRVEYYAKARI; this is encoded by the coding sequence ATGGTTGTATTTGGAACGCGAATTCCACCAGTGTTTTCACTGCTCATCTGGATAGCTCTGTGGGAGATTGTAGGTCAGTTGGATCTGGCATTCATCCTGCCTCCGTTTTCGTCCGTCATGCAGGAACTGGTTCTGCTGATCCAGCGGAATGATTTTCAGGCCGCCGCCTGGCTGACCTTCCAGTCCTTTGTCATTGGCATGACGATTTCGATCGTTTTCGGGGTCTCCATTGGTTTCATTATGGGAACGTCCAAGATTGCCAATGGTGTTCTGGGCATGTGGGTTAACATCTTTGCCAGTGCGCCGCTCAGCTCGCTGGTGCCGATTTTAATGCTGCTGTTTGGTCTTGGGCAAACGACGATTGTGGTGACTGTTGTCTTGTTTTCCACATGGATCATTGCGCTGGATACCTACGCTGGCGTTAGACATATTTCCCCGTCATTGGTGGAAATGGGTCGATCATTTGGGGCCAGCCGGTTTCAGATGTTGACCAAGATTTTGTTCTGGGCTGCCTTGCCGGAAATCCTGGCCGGTGTGCGCATGGGGCTTATCCGTGCAGTGAAGGGGATCGTCATCGGCCAGCTGCTCGTCTCGGTTGTTGCATTGGGCCGTCTGTTTCGAACCTTCTCTGACAACTTCCAGTTCGAACAGTTCTGGGCGCTTACGGTAACGCTGTTTATCTTTGCACTGCTGTTTTCATCAGCAATCGGATGGCTAGAGCAGAGGGTTGAATACTATGCCAAGGCACGCATTTGA